The region CAAATTTACCTTCAGATTTCATTTGTTTAAACACATCAGCCAACGTAATGGCAAGATCGCTGTGGCGCTTATTCAGGTAACCATAAGCGGATATACTTTCTAAGCGAGTAAGCATTTTTATGTCACTATCGATAAATTCAGGAGTGGCTAATAGTCCCGTCGCTATTTGTTCTGTACCAATATAAACATCTATTCGTCCTCTGAGTAATTTGCGCAAAGATTGGGTTGGGCTCGATGAATTAGTCAACCTGTCAGCACTCACGTATTGAGACAACCGTTGGCCTGCCAAATGTTGGCCACGATAATATTCAATTTTATAGTGGCTGTTCTTAACAGCTTCCCAAGAACTAAGGCTAATCGTTGAGTCATGAGCAAAAGCACTCAAATTAACAACGGTGATGGGTTCTTCTATCCTTATCAAATTAGGGTGTTCATCACCATAGGTTTCTCCCCTCACAATTTCACCGTCTATTTTCCCTAAATCGGCCATTAAGCTAGCTCTGATAGCAGGCAAAACAATATATGAAAATTTGATGTTAAGCCGAGTCAGTGCCTCTGAATAAATTAATTCGCTCCATTTCATATGGATGTTGGTATCAGGATCGATAAAAAACGATAGGGTAATATTTTTCTCATTAGCTTGCGCCACTATGTGAAACATAAATAATAAAAAAATCAAATTAATCTGATGGATTATTCGCCACATTTGTGAGTATTCACTAAGTTAGATAGGTAGTTTGATCATAGTTTACTTTTCTTTGTTACAGACAAAGATAATAGTCAATGATTGAGCTTACCAATTATATTATTGTAACGTCCCTCGAATTTTTCAATTAAAATCAAACAACATGTTTATATTCCAGTATGCTGACGCAAAAAAGCAGCACCTTTGACTTACATGTAACCCCCCAGCTGGATTTCACGCCAAAATATCCTAAAATTATTTGTGAAAAATACCGAATAACACTCTCAGCACCAGAAAACTAACAGAAACCATCATCAATTAGCCATCGTTAGAGTCGGCAATCTTTACGTGAAGTCTAAGGGAAATACAATGAACAACATGGACGCTATCACCCTTATCAGCATTATTGCTTTTATGAGTCTATTAACACCAACTACTGCATTTTCTGCTCCTGCTGCCAATGTAAAAACCTCAATCGATAGAACAGAGACAACCAACAATATAAAAGAAAAACTCATTTTACCTTATATATTCAGTAGTGATTCCATGGGACTCAATGTGGGTGTAGGTGGCATGTTAAGTGGCTATTACCAAAAGCAAATGACCCTTGGAGGGACGGTATTTGGCGGCGACGTGAGTAGAGGAGTAGGCCTTGGGGTTTGGAATTTTAAATTGCCAAAGACTGAACGCTTCTTTCTAAGTACTTATGGCTTTTTAGGTTATTACCCCGAACAACGTGCGTACACAGGTAATAGACAATCGTTTATTCCTGCAGGCACACCACTTCCGGGCAGTAACGATTCCTCCAACTTACAATTTTTAGAAGCCGATGGCTCATCAAACTGGTTTGATGTGAAATTTGAATATGCTCTGCCAATCGGGGCCACTAGAGATAAAGGCATGGTCGAATATAGGCTCAAAAATGGCTTATTAATTTCAGAACCTAGTGGAGGTAAAGAATGGAATCCTCTTAAAAGTGGTGCAACCGTGGCAGTATTGCGCCAATTTAATCGTTACCAAAGTTTCGAATTCGCTAATGAAGAGCTCGATGGCACCATTCATGCCATAGAGTTGGGTATTTTATATGACAACACCGATTTTTCAGTCAACCCATCAAAGGGAAGTAGCCAGTATTTTTCAATTTCAAATGACGCAGCATGGTTAGACTCAGATAATAAATGGACCTTTATGAATCTCGACATGAGTAAATATTTTTCACTTGGAGAGTCTGCTTATGCCAGTCAACGAATTGTAGCACTTAATTTTTGGACTGGATACTCACCTTCTTGGGAAATAGAATACGACAATATTGGTGGCAGAAAGGTGGTTAACAATGCTCCCTATAACGAAGGAGCAACCTTAGGAGGGTTTTATCGTATGCGGGGTTTTGATCAAAATCGTTTCCATGATAAAGCCGCTATCTATACCACTGCTGAGTACCGCTATACCCTAAAATATAATCCGATAGAGGATGTGAATTGGCTTAAATTTCTAAAACTTAATTGGTTTCAAATTGTGGGTTTTGTTGAAGCAGGTAGAGTCTCACCTGAATATACTGTCAACACATTATTCTCAGATCTTAAAATGGACTATGGGGTTTCATTAAGGGCATTAATGGCAGGGATAGTGATTCGGTTCGACGTCGCACATTCAGATGAATCGACAAATAGTTGGATAATGGTAGACCATCCTTTTTAATTTACGCATCCTCGTTAAAATATTAAAGACTGCTTTAGGATGCTGATGAAAAAGCAGATGAACATGGCAGCACAAGCATATCGAAACAACAATATTGTCCTTATTACATCAGTGCTGACATGAACTAGGCTTCTCATCTTCACAGATACTATTTTGAAATATACTCTGTTACTTCTAAGCCAAAACCAGAAAGTGAATGATAACGCTTTGGTGAGCTCAATAAACGCATTTTAGTCACCCCCAGACTCGCTAGGATCTGTGAACCGACTCCCACGAGACGAGAACTTCCTTTCCATTTAACAGCAGCAACAGACTGCCCACTGTCTTCAAGTTCAAACGCTTTCACTTTAGCTAAAATATCGCTGCTATGTTCTAGGTTACCCAGTAAAACAAGTACCCCTCCTTCATCAGCAATGCGTTCCATTGCTTTCTCTAACGGCCAGCTACGCTGCTGATCACGCTCAGAGTGAAGTAAATCATTAAAAGTATTTTGCAAATGAACCCGCACTAATACCTGTTCTTTCACTTCACCTTTGACAAGAACATAATGTAATTGATTATCAATAGTATCCCTAAAAGTTACCATATCAAACTCGCCGAAGCGTGTTGGCAACTTACACTGAGCTTCACGAACAACTGTCGTCTCTTGGGTGTTTCGGTATTCAATTAAATCTGCAATCGTACCCATTTTAAGCCCATGCTCCTTGGCAAAGACCTCTAGATCAGGACGACGAGCCATAGTGCCATCATCATTGAGAATTTCAACAATAACAGAGGATGCTTCAAACCCTGCTAGACGCGCTAAATCGCATCCAGCTTCAGTGTGACCAGCACGAATAAGCACACCGCCTTCTTTAGCCATTAACGGAAAAATGTGACCAGGTTGAACAATATCTGTCGGCTTAGCATCTTTGCCTACAGCCGCAAGCACAGTAACAGCACGATCTTGAGCTGAAATCCCCGTAGTGACTCCTTCTGCTGCTTCAATAGAAACAGTAAAATTAGTCGAAAATTGGGCGTTATTATCCTTTACCATTAATGGTAAATGTAACTGCTGACAACGAGCTTGAGTGAGTGTCTGACAAATTAACCCCCGACCAAATTTAGCCATGAAATTGATCGCTTCTGCCGTCACCATGTTGGCAGCCATGATCAGATCACCTTCATTTTCTCTGTCTTCATCGTCCATCAAAATAACCATTTTGCCTAGGCGAATATCTTCGATGATATCTTCTATACTGTGTAACGACATTATAAGGCCTTAATTTTTATTACTAATATAAATAGTTTCATTTCTGTTGTTCATCACTAACGTAAAAAACCTGAGCGAGCTAACAGATCCATGGTGACCGTTGACTCAGGCACGTCAGGCTTGTCGCTGTCATAATTCATTAAGCGTTCTAAGTGACGGGCAATAAGATCAACTTCAATATTGACGGTATCACCCATTTTCAAATCAACTAACGTCGTTTCACCTGCAGTATGAGGAACAATCGTCAATCTAAAACGGTTACCACTCACTTCATTGACCGTCAAGCTCACACCATCAATCGTGATTGAACCTTTATGGGCAATATAACGCGCTAAATGAGCAGGCGCTGTTAGCCAAAATTCAATCGCCTTACCACGATACTGCCTGTCATCGACACGCGCCACACCATCCACATGACCACTGACCATATGGCCACCAAGGCGAGTAGTGGGTGTTACCGCCTTCTCAAGGTTAACTTTATCGCCAACCTGATAATGAGAGAAACCTGTTAAGCTAACCGTTTCTGCTGATATGTCAGCAACATAACCATCATTCATGCACGCCACAACGGTAAGGCATACGCCATGAGTAGCAATACTATCACCAAGACGTACATCACTCAGATCTAGCTTACCGCTCGCGACGCTAAGGCGTATATCATCACCACGGCGTTCTATTTTACGCAGCGAACCTACTGATTCAATAATTCCAGTAAACATAATTACGACCTTATAGCTAATGTTAAGCGGGTATCTACCCCAACTTTACGTTCATCAATGAGAGTTATCTTCGGCACATCAGACATCACTTGGTGATCTGCCATCGTGAGTAAATTGCGCCCAGCAGAGCCTAAAATTTTCATCGCTTGGTACAGGATTAACTCATCGGCATAACCTTGTGCTATCACGCTCCCAGCTAAAGTTGCACCAGCTTCAATAAGCACCGCATTACAACTTTTACCAAGGTATTCAAATAGTTCATTTAAGCTAACTCGTCCTGACGCATCAGCTGACAATGTTATCTGGCTAACATGAGATGGCCAATGAGCTTGTTCAGATACAGGATAATCTACGCATGATACTAACAGGATCGGATCTGTAATAGAAAAAAGCTTTGGTGAATGCGTTAAACGAGCACGGCTATCAAGCACAACGCGTAGAGGCTGATGCAGTTCACGTGCTGACAGTGTATGGCTCAGATAACCTAATTCGTTGTGACGTACATTAAGCGATGGGTTATCGGCTAATACCGTTTCAACACCGGTAATGAGGGCGCAATGACGAGCGCGTAATCGCTGTACATCACGGCGGGCATCAGGGCCAGTGATCCATTTAGAAACCCCATTTGATAACGCCGTTTTACCATCAAGACTCGCGGCTAATTTAACCGTGATCCAAGGTAACCCAAGCTTCATTCGCTTCATAAAACCAACATTTATCAAGCTAGCCTCATCACAAAGCAAACCCACATCGACCTGAATGCCCGCATCTTTAAGCATAGCAATACCACGTCCTGACACTTGTGGATTTGGATCTTGCACCGCAACAACAACTCGGCTGATCCCCTGTTTGATAAGTGCTTCAGCACAAGGCGGTGTACGGCCATAATGACTACATGGCTCTAAAGTCACATACACTGTGGCGCCTTTAATACTCAGTTTCGAGCCATGACTGGCCATCTCCAACGCATGAACCTCAGCATGAGGGCCACCAGCCTTAATATGAAAACCTTCACCGATAAGCTGACCATCTTTACTTATCACACAACCAACACATGGGTTTGGACGAGTAGTATAGCGTCCTTTACGCGCCAATTTGATCGCACGGCTCATCATTTCAATATCTTCTACAGACCACATAATGCACTAACCTTGGACTAATACACATTTTCAATAAATTCATTTACTTTTGCAGTTTTGCGATAGCATCACCAAACTCACACACATCTTCAAATGCACGATACACGGAGGCAAAACGAATATAAGCCACTTTATCAAGATTTACTAACTGATCCATCATCAAGTTGCCTATCATTTCAGACTTAATTTCTCGTTCACCCGTAGCACGCAGCATTGATTTAATTTTTGTCAAAGATTGTTCAATTTGATCCATCGATACTGGACGTTTTTCCACTGCTCTGAGCATACCACCCCGCAATTTATCTTCATCAAAAGGTTGACGACTGCCATCTTGTTTTATCACCCGAGGCATCGCTAATTCTGCGCCCTCAAAGGTGGTAAATCTTTCATGACACTCAGCACACTCACGGCGACGCCTAACTTGATGACCATCAGCCACTAAGCGAGAATCGATCACCTTAGTCTCTGTTGCGCTGCAAAATGGACAATGCATTGAACCTCCAGCTGATAATAATAACAATAAAACCAAATTCTTATAGGTGACAATTTTACACCAGAGTATCAAGACACTCAAAGTTAATCATCAGATACAAAAATGACCGCTAAAAAGCGGCCATCGAAGTTTACCTGATTTAACCTTTAAGGTTAACCATAAACAGGAAACTTAGCACACAATTCAAGAACCTGCTGCTTAACACGCTCTATGGTCGCTTCATTACTAATATCATCTAATACATCACACATCCAG is a window of Shewanella sp. VB17 DNA encoding:
- a CDS encoding ABC transporter substrate-binding protein; this encodes MAQANEKNITLSFFIDPDTNIHMKWSELIYSEALTRLNIKFSYIVLPAIRASLMADLGKIDGEIVRGETYGDEHPNLIRIEEPITVVNLSAFAHDSTISLSSWEAVKNSHYKIEYYRGQHLAGQRLSQYVSADRLTNSSSPTQSLRKLLRGRIDVYIGTEQIATGLLATPEFIDSDIKMLTRLESISAYGYLNKRHSDLAITLADVFKQMKSEGKFDAYYHQAQQYIEAKSK
- the ribD gene encoding bifunctional diaminohydroxyphosphoribosylaminopyrimidine deaminase/5-amino-6-(5-phosphoribosylamino)uracil reductase RibD gives rise to the protein MWSVEDIEMMSRAIKLARKGRYTTRPNPCVGCVISKDGQLIGEGFHIKAGGPHAEVHALEMASHGSKLSIKGATVYVTLEPCSHYGRTPPCAEALIKQGISRVVVAVQDPNPQVSGRGIAMLKDAGIQVDVGLLCDEASLINVGFMKRMKLGLPWITVKLAASLDGKTALSNGVSKWITGPDARRDVQRLRARHCALITGVETVLADNPSLNVRHNELGYLSHTLSARELHQPLRVVLDSRARLTHSPKLFSITDPILLVSCVDYPVSEQAHWPSHVSQITLSADASGRVSLNELFEYLGKSCNAVLIEAGATLAGSVIAQGYADELILYQAMKILGSAGRNLLTMADHQVMSDVPKITLIDERKVGVDTRLTLAIRS
- the nrdR gene encoding transcriptional regulator NrdR; the protein is MHCPFCSATETKVIDSRLVADGHQVRRRRECAECHERFTTFEGAELAMPRVIKQDGSRQPFDEDKLRGGMLRAVEKRPVSMDQIEQSLTKIKSMLRATGEREIKSEMIGNLMMDQLVNLDKVAYIRFASVYRAFEDVCEFGDAIAKLQK
- a CDS encoding riboflavin synthase, coding for MFTGIIESVGSLRKIERRGDDIRLSVASGKLDLSDVRLGDSIATHGVCLTVVACMNDGYVADISAETVSLTGFSHYQVGDKVNLEKAVTPTTRLGGHMVSGHVDGVARVDDRQYRGKAIEFWLTAPAHLARYIAHKGSITIDGVSLTVNEVSGNRFRLTIVPHTAGETTLVDLKMGDTVNIEVDLIARHLERLMNYDSDKPDVPESTVTMDLLARSGFLR
- a CDS encoding BamA/TamA family outer membrane protein, encoding MNNMDAITLISIIAFMSLLTPTTAFSAPAANVKTSIDRTETTNNIKEKLILPYIFSSDSMGLNVGVGGMLSGYYQKQMTLGGTVFGGDVSRGVGLGVWNFKLPKTERFFLSTYGFLGYYPEQRAYTGNRQSFIPAGTPLPGSNDSSNLQFLEADGSSNWFDVKFEYALPIGATRDKGMVEYRLKNGLLISEPSGGKEWNPLKSGATVAVLRQFNRYQSFEFANEELDGTIHAIELGILYDNTDFSVNPSKGSSQYFSISNDAAWLDSDNKWTFMNLDMSKYFSLGESAYASQRIVALNFWTGYSPSWEIEYDNIGGRKVVNNAPYNEGATLGGFYRMRGFDQNRFHDKAAIYTTAEYRYTLKYNPIEDVNWLKFLKLNWFQIVGFVEAGRVSPEYTVNTLFSDLKMDYGVSLRALMAGIVIRFDVAHSDESTNSWIMVDHPF
- the ribBA gene encoding bifunctional 3,4-dihydroxy-2-butanone-4-phosphate synthase/GTP cyclohydrolase II; the protein is MSLHSIEDIIEDIRLGKMVILMDDEDRENEGDLIMAANMVTAEAINFMAKFGRGLICQTLTQARCQQLHLPLMVKDNNAQFSTNFTVSIEAAEGVTTGISAQDRAVTVLAAVGKDAKPTDIVQPGHIFPLMAKEGGVLIRAGHTEAGCDLARLAGFEASSVIVEILNDDGTMARRPDLEVFAKEHGLKMGTIADLIEYRNTQETTVVREAQCKLPTRFGEFDMVTFRDTIDNQLHYVLVKGEVKEQVLVRVHLQNTFNDLLHSERDQQRSWPLEKAMERIADEGGVLVLLGNLEHSSDILAKVKAFELEDSGQSVAAVKWKGSSRLVGVGSQILASLGVTKMRLLSSPKRYHSLSGFGLEVTEYISK